From Methanomicrobiales archaeon HGW-Methanomicrobiales-1, a single genomic window includes:
- a CDS encoding AI-2E family transporter, protein MIPVDHIKLSENKQLVLLIGSIYILCIIAFWPLMTAFVWSAAIAIALMSFHKRLSGIVRPSVSVIFITVWVLLAILLALSASASIVFGNIDHIGTMVASMVHGFKNTGVSAVLPTLTEAQLSHMPDTINQLMLQSLLSLTSNVMQSFMSIIIFFLSLSMLLYYGEEIWDTLTQALPLKLYSAVEKMVEISSNTIYALIIVQISAAFIAFVLALPFFYFLGVDTPFLYAILIGIATLIPLFGSQIMLLFFALYFISVGDIWRAGVTLVVGYPLLSAWIDFYYRPVVMGHRVAIPPVMMMIGILAGVPFMGIVGFIIGPVLIALAVTGTRMLGEVIHDPESESVQN, encoded by the coding sequence GTGATACCTGTGGATCATATCAAATTAAGTGAAAACAAGCAACTTGTTCTCCTTATTGGTTCGATTTATATTCTCTGTATCATAGCATTCTGGCCGCTCATGACAGCGTTTGTCTGGTCAGCTGCCATTGCGATAGCCCTGATGTCGTTTCATAAACGGCTTTCGGGAATAGTAAGGCCCTCTGTATCGGTAATATTCATTACGGTCTGGGTTCTTCTTGCAATTCTGCTTGCGTTGTCGGCATCTGCGAGTATCGTGTTTGGTAACATTGATCATATCGGGACCATGGTTGCCTCCATGGTACACGGTTTTAAAAATACCGGTGTTTCTGCAGTCCTGCCAACATTGACCGAAGCACAGCTTTCCCATATGCCCGATACCATTAACCAGTTAATGCTGCAATCGCTTCTGTCGCTGACAAGTAATGTCATGCAGTCATTTATGTCAATTATTATCTTTTTCCTCTCGCTGTCGATGCTTCTGTATTACGGAGAAGAGATATGGGATACCCTGACCCAGGCACTTCCTCTTAAACTCTATTCAGCAGTAGAAAAAATGGTGGAGATTTCCTCGAATACTATCTATGCCCTTATTATTGTCCAGATTTCCGCAGCGTTTATTGCATTTGTTCTTGCTCTGCCGTTTTTTTACTTCCTGGGTGTAGATACACCCTTCCTGTATGCTATCCTGATCGGTATTGCTACCCTGATCCCACTCTTCGGTTCGCAGATTATGCTCCTCTTCTTTGCACTCTATTTTATCAGTGTCGGGGATATCTGGAGAGCCGGTGTTACCCTCGTTGTGGGGTATCCGCTTTTGAGTGCATGGATTGATTTCTATTACCGGCCGGTGGTGATGGGGCATCGGGTTGCCATTCCCCCGGTTATGATGATGATCGGTATCTTAGCCGGCGTCCCGTTCATGGGCATTGTAGGATTTATTATTGGTCCGGTGCTCATCGCACTGGCAGTAACCGGAACCAGGATGCTTGGTGAAGTGATACACGACCCGGAATCGGAATCTGTCCAGAACTGA